A stretch of DNA from Anopheles ziemanni chromosome 3, idAnoZiCoDA_A2_x.2, whole genome shotgun sequence:
CGAAAGatatgttttttccttttccagttGCATGCAGTCAAACGGGGATTTAAAACTATCTTACTGAActatttaaagaaaattagtaaaattaatctaagcattaaaaaaaatgtaaactaaAAGTAAACCAATAATGCACAAGTGAATAATGAAAGGATACTTAAATGCTcaacgaaaaacaacgaatAAAGCGATAAACGGAAGCGTGGGAAGAAAGCGGGTCCCTTGGCGACAAACGGTGGAGTTAGTAAAAGCAACCAGCCCCGGAAGCAGCAGCACATTCGCCATCGCGAAACGGTATACCTCGCAGTGCTGACCGTGCACACGCCGAGACAACCGTTCCGACGATGCGGTTAGCGCTGGGAAAGCTCATAAGCACGTGTATTGCGTGTTGGAGATTGGCtgtggaaatgaaataaaatgataatttcgaaaacggaaaggggtgaaatgaaaacttttggGGAAACCAAATGTGTTGCTAAACGAAAGGATAGAAAGCATAGCTCAATGAGAAAATAAGAcatataagaaaaacattctagaAGCAAGATAATACATTCCATAGCAGAGCAACAAGGCgtaagcaaaacaaactgttCAGTGAAAAGTTGAACATCTTTCAAGCAAATAGTTCTACCATTTGCTGATTTTATGTTGAGATCGACCAAGGTATTTGTccgttttaatttgtttttctttacattaACTTCTATATGTGCTTCcgataaattcaacaaatgGTACAACTTGTGTCTGAAACAGAGAGTCAAATGTGGAATGACATCAGTTTGTTACCAGCGAggaaaaaaagccaaaaatggaataaaaaccaAGCTTTGAAGCGAAGCGTATTGACACAAAAATCATCGTTGATGCCGATCCGACGTTATTCCGTTTGACTTATCTACCTTGCCCATGTCGGAGCTGGTGTCGCTGGAGAGACGGGCCCGCTTCATTTGTTGCACGGTGTCAAGCTCGTCGCCCCGGTTCGGTTGCGTTTGACTGGAGAAGAAAAGGAGGACAGAAAAGAACATGCGTATGTAGGTGGATTTGAAGGCTAAAGAAAGGAAGGAGGCTTGCCAGTTCTGACACTCACCTAAGACCAGTCAGTCGTATGCTGGCGGAATGGCCAAAGCCACAGTCGCGCACGACTTGGCGAGCCAACGGAAACAGCTCGTCGCGTCGCGTCAGCAGGGCCGGAATGTACTTGCAGATCTGGGCGGCCGCCTCGTTGACGCACACCTCGTGCAGCGTGAGCGGTTTCTCTGGGCGTCGCTTGCAGTCGAAGCGCCCGTAGATGGCCGAGAACTTCCGGATCTCGTCCATCCGGCGCGGGTCACCGTCGCTCATCGCAATGACGGCCTCGAGGTCCCGTGCCGATCGCTTTTTGATGCTCTGCTGCCGCGGTTCCAGGCGGGGCAGCGTACGGGAGAGCCGTTCCGCTGCCTGGACAATCTTCGCCACCTGGTCCTCGGTGAGCGCCGGTGTTAGCTGCACCGACCCACTGGTCGTCGATCCGATCTGGCTCGAGATGGTTCCGGCGAGGTTTCCGCCGCTTCCGAGtgcatggtggtggtggtgctgatggtgaagcaggtgatgatgatggtgaccgCCGCCACCGACGGAACCGCCGAGGTGGCCGATGTTGGAGGAagtggccgccgccgccgctgctactgcagccgccgccgcaacAACCGACGAGGAAGCCGTCGGAAGCGGTGTCGCTGGCGTCAGCGGGAGGGAGGTACTGGAGGACGCACTGGCTTGGAGATTGGAGAAGCTGCCGGCAACCGTCGCCGCACCTCCGTACGCCCCGCCGGTGCCCGCCGCTGTAACGCTGCGCGCAATCGAGCCAGGTTCCGGGCTGTACGGAATGCGCGACGGGATGTCGACGTTGGTCAGTGGAGCCTGGAATGCGGACGGGTTGGTCATCCACTCGTGCAGGGCCTTCTGCAGCCGGCGCACGTGCAGTGGCTTCGAGGCCATCCCGACCAGGGCCATAATCTCCAGAAACTCCTCCTCACCAGCGTCGCACAGCTGCTGCACGTCGTCTCCACCTGCGAATGGACCGAAATGGAATGGAGGGACGTTTCTGGTCAGTATCGCACCTTTGAATCGACGTCAGGACACCATCGTCTTACCCATCTCCAGCAGTGTGTCGTAGTAGTTCAGCAGACTGGCCCTCTGCAGCACGCGGTACAGCTGAAGTTCAGCTTCATTCGAAGGGGTCGATGTGACAACCACTAGTgagacaaaaaacaaagataaacaaaatattaagcaaatCGCTGCGAAAATTATTCAACTCTCAACATAGTACGTCCCATTCCGTAGCTAAACAACCTGACGAAAAACTGGAAAAGGGGTTTGCAAAGCGGTGAAAAAGCGGTTAAAAACTGCCAACCACCAGAAAACCGTTAAACTGAACCCGACCACACTGAAAAAGGGGTTCGTTTTGACAACGAGTTAGTCCTCCACCGTCGGAGTTCTTGAATTGCCTTAATTTATCCTTCTATCATTCATAATAATGTCTTccagttttcgtttctttcacCTAGACCACCATACCGCGCCTTTCTTTCGTCCGCCTTGGTTGAGCATTTCTTCTAAATCATTAATTTCTACACTCCCAGCGTGCGCAAAAGTTATCCGAAATGGAAATAGTCAGTtggtattcttttttttttaatgtttttcggTTCGCAATTCGTCTTCCTTCGTGCCGCACCACCGTGTACCACCGTGATTCCTTGAAACGTTGAGCTGCCATTTCCGAAATCCCTAACGGCCGTTCTGGGTCCGTGGGGTTGGCGAGAGAAGAGATTTCATCCGGTTTGTTTGCCGCAAAACTCAACTCTTCTACCAAACCCGTCCGTCAAGACGCAAGTAAACCACGGCCATTCGTCGTTGGAAGCATTTGGAAAACCGTTACAACCGCTTTCCCGCCATTCTACGAGCGCCGAAGGATCGTTTGGATTATCAGTTCGTTGTTCCCAAGGACAAttggtatttttttctgtcttcAATTCCTTTTACTTGAGTGCGTTTTTTTGGCTCGCTTCTAATAATTTAAATCATCTCTCAACGAAGCGACAGGGTTAACGTTTAAGTAAATGTAagtccagaaaaaaaaaccatctaacCGTTCCTCCAACTAGTTCAGACCATTACGCATAATTTCCACTTTTCTCAGATTCACAGCCACTCAGAAGGGCCCTACCTaagaagtggaagaaaatgacGGTCGCCTTGCTGAGGAAAAGGACATAGAAGGAGGTAAGAAGGTCTGGCACAGCGagtttgggaggaaaaaaaaaacactacccGAAAGTAATACAGAAAATGGAGGGATGATCAGATGTACGAGCGCTGAACTTTGGCGATGGATGGGAACACGAACAAGAACGAAACGCCAGGCGAAAGAGAAAACGAACCTGTCTTTCCGGTTCGCTGTTCGATGGAGCGGGATCGCAAATCAGGGCTCGACAAATCTCTCACTCCCAGAAAATCGTTCCCATCAGACCGGTAAAAGGGACAACCCTCGGAGTCCTGTGCCTACAACGGAACCACACGAGGAACAGCCCAATCCTGGCGCGGCTAGGGTGACTCGGGCTGGGTTCTGGCCTGAGGCAAGGAAGCGCACGGGAAGTGTACacagccaaaaaaaaaatccccgtGGGTCGCAAACCACACCCTCCACGGGATAGAGTCCTGACGAAATGATTTCTGCCAGCATTCGAACCCAACTTGAACGGTCTTCGGCCTGCCGCcttaaggaaaataaaacaccaaagAAGCCACACTTCCACCGGGTTGCGCACTCGGTGGAGAAGCATTCCCGTTTGCGAAAAGAACTCAATTGCTGCTAATTTCCCAAAACCGGTAGCCATCTCGCACTCGGCCGAAATTCCTGTCAATCAGCGCGAGGATGCGTTTGGGCATCTTGACATGCGTCTGGAATGTGCAAAACGCGTCCCGGAGACGCTCGACAGCCCGATGGGAGAGGAGGGAAGGGGCAAGGGGTGTCAAATATGCAACGGGCAGATCCCCGACATAACCAAGGGAAACTTTGGTCTGCCAACTATTTGCACGACACCATTTTGGGCGGGCGAGAGTGAAATTTTGGGCACGCAGCATTCACCGAACTGTTTAGGTGATGGCAATTATGAAATTGTTCCAGTTagttagaaaaacatattgatgTTTTGTTAATTTCCTTCTTCATGGGATAGGAATGGTTCGAATTTGGCATACGACGGGGTTTACATGAACATTTGAAATACCTGCAAATAGCGGTGAGTAAGCAGGACTTTGCTggttaaatataataaatgagGTACATGAATGAcaaaatacatttaaaaatggATCCAATTTGTTTGAtcgtttgtatgttttgtatGTTGGTACAAAGCTTTTGGCAAAGGATCTAACATTGTGCAACTGACTGTACGTTTCCAGACTCTATATATAGAttcaaatggtttttttttattgtatcgGAAGGCCAATATACTTGTTAAACATTCAATTGTTTACTTATTTTAGTCCAATTCACTCAATTAATTAAACATCAGCGAGACAATTAACAATTCAAAGCTGTATTTAATTCTTATACATTCTTTTCTAAACTTTCTTTTTGGGGTGTTTAACAACTTGAACTGTGCAAATAACCAAATATCACAGGAGTATGTTTTGCAGAACATCTCGTACATTTTTTGTATTTGAGAACGTACACTCAGTTCTGTAGAATATAACAATCGGTTGATAGTTTGATAAATCGATGATTGTAGAAGGAAATTTAAACAGTTCTCGTGCGGTTAGTGTTAAAGTTGGTTTAAAACTAACTCAAACCATCCTACAGTGAGGCAGAGCGTAATATCCAATAGGGAACCATTGCGGTGGTGCATTTAATTTCACCCCATGGGATTGACTCCTCGTCGAGTCGCGAAAGGGGTAAGTTTTAGGgtggtgcaaaaaaaaccataataGAACACAACCACCCATCCAACCCATCAACCCCTGCGCAATCAACCCGCGAGCTGGGATGCAGGGTAATGTGAATTATTGAGTGGAGAGCAGATAACGATATGAAACTATATGggaagataacaaaaaaactcCGTAGCAAACGGTGTTAAATCGAGTCAACGAAACGGTTTAATTGTTACGTGTAGTTTGTGGAAAAGTcagattagttttttttttttgcactgtTTGCTACACTCCGACACGCCGGTTAAGCCCTCGGCAGAGCAGAGTCTCGTTGGCCCAGAATTTGCATACTGCGGGTGTAAAAAACCGCCCCCTGCCTTGGTTGTTCTCTTCAGTCTACCGATCCGATCGACAATAAATCCCCGGCTAACAATCAAACAAGCGGTGGTGAAACGCGACGATCTGATGAGCGCAAggtaaatttgtttggaaaaattatGACACGACCTCGAGTGGGCTGCGTGTAGCTGGAAGTTgttgaaatgggaaaatatattttacattaccagaaaaaaaacctccagaggtaaataaaaagaatccGTTGAATAAATTTGGGCCAGCGCGCGATGGGATAATAATGTCACGGTGAGGTGGGGAAGTTTTTGCTTCGCAAAACGCTTGACACGCTGTTTGCTCGATGAGCTAATCGGTTAACCGACAATTAACGCACTCCTCGAGAGGGCGAAGGGCACAGCATATTTATTGAGCTGTCAAGTGGAGAAGCCAACGAGCAGCatgtacaattttttaatgtttgttgaGTGAGAAGTCACACTCCATCGAACTTTGCATAATGATCTCTCGTTGACTTTGGTTGCGAACGGATTATTATGCGTGCACGGGAAGCGATCGATTTTAGCGAATTAATTTGCAATTGCATGCCCATTACAGGATGGATTGATAAAAAGGACGAAAGGTGCAAGCCAGTATACACACTTTATCCTAAATCAACACACAACCTCTGCGATTCACACAACTGGCGTCATTCAAAGGGCAAATGGTTTGTCCCTCATCCCAGCACATCGGGGTCAAAGCGTAGTTCCGGATGAGGTTTCTCTTGCACCAACGGCAGGTAGAAGGCCAGAGTTGAGGagcaggttttttttgttggagtCGTCTCTTGAACCCTTTGCGCATCCTTTTCCTCCAGCAGGCAAGACAGAGCATCTCGGAACCTGCTAAAAGAAGGGACGTCTTTTCCAGTGTCTTTCCAACAGGGGTCGCACTTTCGGAGGCTCGTTTCCGTGAGGCCGGAATCCGTCCGTCTTAGGGTAGACCTTATTTGCATATCGAGGTCTATCCGGCTCGTGGTAAGGATATCACGacgcttgtgtttttttttcagattctTTCCTATTACGCCCGGGTTTGTTCGGTGGT
This window harbors:
- the LOC131287971 gene encoding NGFI-A-binding protein homolog is translated as MEHKPQVASPTTVTSGVIVQSSLASSVPEAGTEASAGSSLLVGVGSTSTSTSTSIPNATCSASIATSATPTTTSSAGSSLASSVGSSGVLAGERLHQELGPGAIPKASIGKGSPCAIATPVKGSNVSAGSTTTGSNSCIPSPITSPPGKIFGRNNNGIMVVTSTPSNEAELQLYRVLQRASLLNYYDTLLEMGGDDVQQLCDAGEEEFLEIMALVGMASKPLHVRRLQKALHEWMTNPSAFQAPLTNVDIPSRIPYSPEPGSIARSVTAAGTGGAYGGAATVAGSFSNLQASASSSTSLPLTPATPLPTASSSVVAAAAAVAAAAAATSSNIGHLGGSVGGGGHHHHHLLHHQHHHHHALGSGGNLAGTISSQIGSTTSGSVQLTPALTEDQVAKIVQAAERLSRTLPRLEPRQQSIKKRSARDLEAVIAMSDGDPRRMDEIRKFSAIYGRFDCKRRPEKPLTLHEVCVNEAAAQICKYIPALLTRRDELFPLARQVVRDCGFGHSASIRLTGLSQTQPNRGDELDTVQQMKRARLSSDTSSDMGKENSDDNRDISSGSIYQQISDKPFDLTDSSKFSYTRSEFDDTDSRFSFSNSSSSPVQAGNGADRDLSDPDFGDLRTHTPRTLDPTAGSLGVQVISSSGGHIIAVANPALALSPALSEAISIKREAMSPDL